A stretch of Candidatus Lokiarchaeota archaeon DNA encodes these proteins:
- a CDS encoding PQQ-binding-like beta-propeller repeat protein codes for MLRLVYRREVHKMKMKLLTLIFLGIMLVGPLCVVPTVPMNRAAEPYPESDNVTEENYSRQSPEGLLPRSTAMPSNVSEVYPSDYDIGNVLADRPNDYKVTYEPWRSKAAIHAVAYDEATGFLALGGGYLYDNQVHIFRLNTETGKYDKVWDTGGSIIQGDVLDLDFGDTDLNDFLEIVAASADGHVYVFEQRHLYDPYANTENMFDLVWTSPSMFRAFSVKVDDIDRDYRPDIIAGGWDGKVHLYEYDNHSGYPFVEEHWITYDEVSTLDVGEKVYTLETGDTNENGLPEIIVGTRDGTVLVYENDGVSIMINGYPFPLINDNRYYLNWTSQNYTWTPIQSMAVGELDGTLGNEIALVAQGQGLFTLDWNEADKTYDYKKVYKDFEAWETFGYWGLDFWADSVVSANNVTYHDPYNSSINVDEPINYQWGGSYFLPNASVYPYNTGMAMEPDGNYSAFDASIAGVDNATAIVDFGKDEEGTGSASDDADVWIYFRSTLTSSIHDEFNFSVSQDGSDFEQVSNSSFIIDGNILKVDVDGALARREWDYFRYVKLSVYEDGFYEVNSLQLKQVYNLITDALSVTIGPLAMDGDALLAGETDEMQKILLGTVVGEFIGVEWNQAESKYGIVWESGDEDRYTMEANVWDIMHVSSVKGVPTWRHLKAPNPSWSPPILTPPGGMEYNSWSYGCLDPWPYGEGRKNYFLGTKDGEIRAYNMLGEVDGDITSYLDPINDPTQYHRVLGQNHVSVEAPWLWSSISGWPMIALGSYDPEAEITGISNLDYRARIRFFYRSDAFSPFNEHVDLVDLDINGELSQQINYARNTPKMDFVDIDGDGDKDMVVSNGYVYLGRNTRVEHGGSILNFTLVRGYFEDVNDVATSRVWGQPEMWDLDEDGDLDLILSYGNKNGATCFLNEGTNEEPRWVEDKRIFSNPGLTSNMNYLNLTDVRIVPTTGGYSFEKQADAFGIEVEDEYSMVSYNTYTTQTWWAEPEYESIDTYMVATYPRVARLDFNLLNGTDYTNLGYRIHESWNNDEDLDNWTLAISSGDIDGDGNGEMIVGDYDNNVYAFEHLVNNTYKRMFRSFDLNYTLETDTSPYYYEELEGISGDFMRRVWNHAEHLVTDCDLDQDGLKEIVVGAGLQIYIFEDKNLTGGDQLEFAYEIDLRSMDVNDTSEWNLVKKITAMAAGKDIDYDGQNELAVAAGPFLFIFNVPIGTFDGTEDNDYFVTSQSLAGRYFLVGNPLDETNYDYAEISAMVLCDTDKDGYREVIIGGTIDTRLDKKNGFVFIYECQGGTFYKAWEAPEELTYWNPVSVLTLDDQDYDGNQEIVVGHTHGFDLWEWIPGSDSEYQKVEHVTASPNYPKVKVRTVISPVDDAYVLSSRAESDIVSYPESSSNIALLTYVDNDRLMGKAMQSNGIWTPEIPWVGPTYFTYPNEPLGPADDEMQPDMVYLENGDFYMTWKVEYNNGTRAFWIVRYDSGTWYGPYVVRYDVEGDRYYPRIVQLNSTHLLWMYVRRYGPTSAQIWCSLLPNDLNNLVSGPLGSGDYFVLNFKDYTNFVPYSFDAVDLPSDYSNRHVGVAFSSTNPQLSKPDKDIYMVFLEGSLDLDKAILNATAHQATTSMNEQMFPNIDYLRNDDETMFIAYENVGAPFENSLGMVSSTTKGSLWSFEKDLNTIPEDVVRTEEPDGSVTYERGAVELYGVRAYAPTVVGRKDGGFIQVNAFTAMIPKASSYIVGSTRIWIHGFISDFVYGVNSQSDWAYNHLRDVTDLDVGDTDQDGRREVVVGFDHQVGVYELKHSTNSTSFMSYEESWLSNPYDEPVTGVTVYDSNGNGFEEIGISTQRGDVYLIEFPKTVMGVSTMEFSKTLWSNSTGDGGNYGHWNSLSAVDIDSDGKDEIFAAEYDGSNVYAFEDDGEMLWNSSEISEPIREMFVEDLDNDGVYEVICASQTDAIHALDVTDGHELWNFSEATGDMLSLALHDITGDNASEILAGDATGKIWILDAEGNHLYNASTGHTASVYEVTVGNFTGEDHLTIAYLQYSGLFTVRLGVLNPFNGTVVYESPADSAILWSDLAAYDFNDNGIDDIAYGLNYLHIVDPSDGSVYYNGTISGFAQNFYIDNFDDDAAPELLVQTVNGAYLEDVVAGHTKWVYSPPMEFMDSVLGEMGGSDSMDLAMAGDSGVLVVLDTSTGVPIWFNVTGGQLWSITAAHLEDDGFLSPVAWDDSNGDIFATHHVIPTDYEEEPTYEMHSVYWNRTLDEELSGIWVEDVAGDSRDEIVVTDDSGGLMLLNGTTSNPIWNVTLASAALDVSFGTHTGTSDLDLTVRTADKQVVLLDGDDGSVVFNLSSPLDHYISGHFSGEYSSTNAGDEIVLLYEKRTVPRKSYLVWYDRAGIQLYVSDVNVTNAWNQLVTGHFSGASTLDIAFGGYDHYVNVYNGSDGKQLWTYNIGGSIYGMRAGDVNGDSYDDIAARDSSEDITVVNGQTGGLLYKKFFGIGDIESFELIDLVDNDGEDDLVISYADEGVKAYDSVGTQRWFFNAPLVMSYWNKMMTFDDMDSDGHTDLVVMNHNYVTVISGEDAKLIWHYRSNDRNQYPATGHFHSISGAPDVVVGYRYDLFVVSGTNPAPDPPDALSTPELAPLGFPAGLVETSIVLMPIMLTALVIVIRGTEMKKRKMPK; via the coding sequence ATGCTGAGGCTGGTATACAGGAGGGAGGTGCATAAAATGAAGATGAAACTATTGACACTCATATTCCTAGGTATCATGCTTGTTGGCCCTCTATGTGTCGTGCCAACAGTACCGATGAACCGAGCTGCTGAACCCTATCCAGAATCGGATAATGTAACTGAGGAAAACTACTCCCGGCAATCTCCTGAAGGACTTCTTCCCCGAAGCACAGCCATGCCATCTAATGTGAGCGAGGTCTATCCTTCCGACTATGATATCGGTAATGTGCTTGCTGATCGTCCTAATGATTACAAGGTCACCTACGAACCATGGCGGTCAAAGGCGGCTATCCATGCTGTGGCATACGATGAGGCTACTGGTTTCTTGGCACTTGGAGGTGGCTATTTGTATGATAACCAAGTCCACATTTTCAGGCTGAATACAGAAACAGGCAAGTACGACAAGGTTTGGGATACTGGAGGTAGCATCATACAAGGTGACGTCCTGGACTTGGACTTCGGGGATACCGACTTGAATGATTTCCTAGAAATCGTCGCAGCATCTGCAGATGGCCACGTCTATGTTTTCGAACAAAGACATCTCTATGATCCATATGCAAATACGGAGAATATGTTTGATTTAGTATGGACAAGTCCGTCCATGTTTCGTGCCTTTTCAGTCAAGGTGGACGATATCGACCGCGACTACCGACCTGATATTATTGCAGGTGGTTGGGATGGAAAGGTTCACCTCTATGAATATGACAACCATTCCGGCTATCCCTTCGTTGAAGAGCACTGGATAACATACGACGAAGTCTCGACGCTTGACGTGGGTGAGAAAGTGTACACACTCGAGACTGGTGATACAAATGAGAATGGTCTTCCGGAGATAATTGTCGGTACCCGTGATGGCACAGTTTTGGTGTACGAGAATGATGGCGTATCCATAATGATCAATGGCTATCCGTTCCCTCTGATTAATGACAACCGCTACTATCTTAATTGGACCAGCCAGAACTACACATGGACTCCGATTCAATCAATGGCCGTTGGTGAGTTGGACGGAACACTGGGCAATGAGATTGCGCTTGTAGCTCAGGGTCAAGGTCTATTTACACTTGATTGGAACGAGGCTGACAAAACCTATGACTACAAGAAGGTCTACAAGGACTTTGAAGCATGGGAGACATTTGGATACTGGGGGCTTGATTTCTGGGCAGACAGTGTGGTGTCTGCAAACAACGTAACGTACCACGATCCTTACAATTCATCTATCAACGTTGATGAACCCATCAATTACCAGTGGGGAGGGTCCTATTTCTTGCCGAATGCAAGCGTCTATCCATACAACACAGGCATGGCGATGGAACCTGATGGGAACTATTCCGCCTTCGACGCAAGCATAGCTGGAGTTGATAACGCAACCGCGATAGTTGATTTCGGCAAGGACGAAGAAGGGACCGGCAGTGCCAGTGATGATGCTGATGTCTGGATTTACTTCAGAAGTACGTTGACCAGCTCTATTCATGACGAGTTCAACTTCTCTGTTTCGCAAGATGGCTCCGATTTCGAGCAGGTTTCCAACTCCAGCTTCATCATAGATGGCAACATATTGAAAGTAGATGTTGATGGTGCTTTAGCTCGACGTGAATGGGACTATTTCCGTTACGTGAAGTTGTCAGTCTATGAAGATGGCTTCTATGAAGTGAATTCGCTTCAGCTCAAGCAGGTATACAATCTGATTACTGATGCACTCAGCGTTACAATCGGCCCCTTAGCAATGGACGGAGACGCTTTACTTGCAGGGGAGACCGATGAGATGCAGAAAATCCTCCTAGGTACGGTTGTTGGTGAATTTATCGGGGTAGAGTGGAATCAGGCTGAATCCAAATATGGAATTGTTTGGGAATCTGGAGATGAAGATCGATATACAATGGAGGCGAATGTTTGGGATATTATGCATGTGTCAAGTGTGAAAGGTGTGCCCACGTGGCGACATCTTAAGGCACCCAATCCTAGCTGGAGCCCACCTATACTCACTCCACCGGGCGGAATGGAATATAATTCGTGGTCATACGGTTGCCTTGATCCCTGGCCATATGGAGAAGGAAGAAAGAACTACTTCCTAGGCACAAAAGACGGTGAAATCAGAGCTTACAATATGCTTGGTGAGGTAGATGGCGACATTACCTCCTATCTGGATCCGATAAATGACCCCACTCAGTATCATCGTGTACTTGGGCAGAATCACGTTTCTGTTGAGGCTCCATGGCTATGGTCAAGCATCTCTGGGTGGCCAATGATAGCGCTTGGTAGCTATGATCCTGAAGCAGAAATCACAGGTATCTCCAATCTCGATTACCGAGCTAGGATTCGATTCTTCTACAGATCAGATGCATTTTCACCGTTCAATGAGCATGTTGATCTAGTCGATCTGGATATTAACGGAGAGCTTTCTCAACAGATTAACTATGCCCGTAACACACCAAAGATGGATTTCGTAGATATTGACGGTGATGGCGACAAAGACATGGTTGTATCGAATGGGTACGTCTATCTCGGCAGAAATACCCGGGTGGAACATGGCGGCTCAATTTTGAACTTCACGCTTGTCCGAGGCTACTTCGAGGATGTCAACGATGTGGCAACGAGTAGGGTCTGGGGCCAACCTGAAATGTGGGACTTGGACGAAGACGGTGACCTGGATCTCATTCTGAGTTACGGAAATAAGAATGGAGCAACCTGCTTCCTTAATGAAGGTACTAATGAAGAGCCTAGATGGGTTGAAGACAAGCGGATTTTCTCCAATCCCGGCCTTACTTCTAACATGAATTACCTCAACCTGACTGACGTCAGAATCGTACCGACTACGGGAGGTTATTCCTTTGAGAAACAGGCCGATGCGTTTGGTATTGAGGTTGAAGACGAGTATTCCATGGTGAGCTACAACACCTACACAACTCAGACATGGTGGGCAGAACCTGAATACGAGTCCATAGACACCTATATGGTTGCGACCTATCCAAGGGTTGCAAGGCTGGACTTCAATCTGCTTAACGGTACTGATTACACAAATCTTGGCTACAGAATACACGAATCCTGGAACAACGATGAGGACCTAGATAACTGGACGCTGGCAATCTCATCGGGCGACATTGATGGTGATGGGAATGGCGAGATGATTGTAGGCGACTATGATAACAATGTGTATGCCTTTGAGCATCTGGTGAATAACACCTACAAGAGGATGTTCAGGTCGTTTGATTTGAACTACACTCTAGAAACCGATACCAGCCCCTACTACTATGAGGAATTGGAAGGTATTTCTGGGGACTTCATGCGAAGAGTCTGGAATCATGCTGAGCATCTGGTTACTGATTGCGATCTCGACCAAGATGGGCTCAAAGAAATTGTAGTTGGTGCCGGTCTGCAGATTTACATATTTGAAGACAAGAACCTGACTGGCGGTGACCAGCTTGAATTTGCCTATGAGATTGATTTGAGGTCTATGGATGTCAACGATACCAGCGAATGGAATCTTGTCAAAAAGATAACAGCGATGGCGGCTGGTAAGGATATTGACTATGATGGTCAAAACGAACTGGCAGTAGCAGCAGGGCCATTCCTGTTCATATTCAATGTACCAATTGGCACATTTGATGGAACTGAAGACAATGATTACTTCGTTACCAGCCAAAGCTTAGCAGGTCGCTACTTCTTGGTTGGCAATCCTCTGGATGAGACCAATTACGATTATGCAGAAATATCTGCAATGGTTCTTTGCGATACCGACAAGGATGGTTACCGCGAGGTTATCATAGGTGGAACCATTGATACTCGCCTTGACAAGAAGAACGGCTTTGTTTTTATCTACGAATGCCAAGGTGGGACTTTCTACAAAGCTTGGGAGGCCCCCGAGGAGCTTACCTACTGGAACCCCGTTAGTGTACTCACTCTCGATGATCAGGACTACGATGGTAATCAAGAAATTGTTGTGGGTCACACGCATGGTTTTGATCTCTGGGAGTGGATTCCAGGAAGCGATTCGGAATACCAGAAAGTTGAGCATGTCACTGCGTCTCCAAACTATCCGAAGGTGAAAGTAAGGACGGTAATTTCGCCGGTCGATGATGCGTACGTCTTATCAAGTAGAGCTGAATCTGATATTGTGTCTTATCCCGAGAGTAGTAGCAATATTGCACTTCTCACATACGTGGACAATGATAGATTGATGGGGAAGGCCATGCAATCGAACGGAATATGGACTCCTGAGATTCCATGGGTCGGACCAACCTACTTTACGTATCCTAATGAACCACTTGGACCTGCAGATGATGAAATGCAGCCAGATATGGTCTATCTTGAGAATGGAGACTTTTACATGACATGGAAGGTTGAGTATAACAATGGCACTCGGGCTTTCTGGATTGTACGGTACGATAGTGGAACTTGGTATGGCCCTTATGTGGTTCGGTACGATGTAGAAGGAGATCGATATTACCCTCGGATTGTACAATTGAATTCCACACATCTTCTTTGGATGTATGTTCGACGGTATGGTCCCACTTCTGCTCAAATCTGGTGCAGCCTACTGCCCAATGATTTAAACAATCTTGTTTCTGGACCTTTGGGTTCTGGTGACTATTTCGTTCTCAATTTCAAGGACTACACCAACTTCGTTCCCTATTCCTTTGACGCTGTTGACCTTCCTTCGGACTACTCCAATCGTCACGTAGGAGTTGCATTCTCTTCGACTAATCCCCAGCTTTCAAAGCCGGACAAGGACATCTACATGGTTTTCTTGGAGGGAAGCTTAGATCTAGACAAGGCGATTCTCAATGCAACAGCTCATCAAGCCACTACATCGATGAATGAGCAGATGTTCCCCAATATTGATTATCTCCGAAATGATGACGAGACAATGTTCATTGCTTATGAGAATGTCGGAGCTCCCTTTGAGAACAGCTTGGGTATGGTTTCAAGTACAACTAAGGGCTCACTATGGAGTTTTGAGAAGGACCTAAACACAATTCCAGAGGACGTCGTACGAACCGAGGAACCTGATGGATCAGTCACCTATGAGAGGGGAGCCGTTGAACTCTACGGTGTTAGAGCATATGCTCCCACAGTTGTAGGCCGCAAAGATGGTGGATTCATTCAAGTAAACGCATTCACAGCCATGATTCCAAAGGCGTCATCCTATATTGTTGGGTCCACACGAATCTGGATTCATGGTTTCATTTCGGATTTCGTTTATGGTGTGAATTCTCAATCTGATTGGGCCTACAATCATCTTCGAGACGTTACAGATTTGGATGTGGGCGACACCGATCAGGATGGTAGAAGAGAGGTGGTTGTTGGTTTCGATCATCAGGTAGGTGTTTACGAACTTAAGCACTCCACCAACAGCACCAGTTTCATGTCCTACGAGGAAAGCTGGCTTTCTAATCCATATGATGAGCCTGTTACAGGGGTGACTGTCTACGATTCCAACGGTAATGGTTTCGAGGAAATCGGCATTTCTACACAGCGCGGAGATGTTTACCTGATTGAATTCCCGAAAACAGTAATGGGTGTATCCACTATGGAGTTCTCAAAGACTCTGTGGAGTAATAGCACTGGTGACGGCGGTAACTACGGACACTGGAACTCTCTGTCTGCGGTTGACATAGACAGTGATGGTAAGGACGAGATTTTTGCAGCTGAATATGACGGCTCTAATGTCTACGCTTTCGAGGATGATGGTGAAATGCTATGGAACAGCTCAGAGATTTCAGAGCCAATAAGAGAAATGTTCGTTGAAGACCTTGACAATGATGGGGTCTACGAAGTCATATGTGCCTCACAGACAGATGCAATCCATGCACTTGATGTAACTGATGGTCACGAATTGTGGAATTTCTCAGAAGCTACAGGTGACATGCTTTCACTTGCATTACACGATATCACAGGTGACAATGCATCTGAAATACTAGCAGGTGATGCAACCGGAAAGATCTGGATTCTGGATGCGGAAGGTAACCACCTCTACAATGCGTCCACTGGGCATACTGCTTCAGTATACGAAGTAACAGTTGGGAACTTCACCGGAGAAGACCATCTCACGATAGCTTACCTACAGTACTCCGGTCTCTTCACGGTTCGACTCGGAGTACTCAATCCGTTCAATGGAACCGTTGTGTACGAAAGCCCGGCTGATTCGGCTATTCTCTGGTCTGATCTGGCAGCCTACGACTTCAACGATAACGGCATTGATGATATAGCCTATGGCCTGAATTACTTGCACATCGTTGACCCATCTGATGGATCAGTGTACTACAACGGGACAATATCCGGTTTCGCTCAGAATTTTTACATCGACAACTTTGATGACGACGCAGCACCTGAGCTTTTGGTTCAGACAGTCAATGGTGCGTATCTGGAGGACGTAGTTGCTGGCCATACCAAATGGGTATATTCGCCACCGATGGAATTCATGGATTCTGTTCTTGGTGAGATGGGTGGCTCTGATTCCATGGATCTTGCAATGGCAGGAGATAGTGGAGTTCTTGTTGTTCTCGATACCAGTACTGGAGTACCAATCTGGTTCAATGTAACTGGTGGTCAGCTCTGGTCTATTACTGCAGCGCACCTAGAGGACGACGGTTTTCTATCACCTGTTGCTTGGGATGACAGTAATGGTGACATCTTCGCAACTCATCATGTAATTCCAACTGACTACGAGGAAGAACCCACCTACGAGATGCATTCCGTCTACTGGAACAGGACTCTTGACGAAGAGCTATCTGGCATTTGGGTGGAAGATGTTGCAGGTGATAGTCGAGATGAAATTGTGGTTACGGATGATTCCGGGGGATTGATGCTGCTGAATGGTACGACATCCAACCCAATATGGAATGTGACACTGGCTTCGGCGGCACTTGATGTCTCCTTTGGAACTCATACGGGTACATCTGACTTGGACCTTACGGTCAGGACAGCAGACAAACAGGTAGTCTTGCTTGATGGGGATGATGGCTCTGTTGTATTCAATCTCTCCTCACCACTTGATCACTACATATCGGGCCACTTTTCTGGTGAGTATAGTTCAACTAACGCCGGTGATGAAATCGTTCTCTTGTATGAGAAAAGAACTGTCCCAAGGAAGAGCTATCTGGTGTGGTATGACCGTGCTGGAATCCAGCTCTATGTCAGTGATGTCAATGTGACTAATGCTTGGAACCAACTTGTCACAGGCCACTTTTCTGGAGCATCAACCCTCGATATCGCCTTTGGTGGATATGACCACTACGTCAATGTGTACAATGGCTCTGATGGGAAGCAGTTATGGACCTACAATATTGGAGGTAGCATCTATGGCATGAGAGCGGGTGATGTGAATGGTGACTCCTACGATGATATCGCTGCTCGTGATTCAAGTGAGGACATCACGGTTGTAAACGGTCAAACTGGTGGTCTCCTCTACAAGAAATTCTTTGGCATC